Within the Portunus trituberculatus isolate SZX2019 chromosome 26, ASM1759143v1, whole genome shotgun sequence genome, the region caactagagacttttaaagagtgtttctataggtaataatgcagaaatagtgttaatctgtcactagaaccttaaaaacacccttaaaaacccgtgtagagagagagagagagagagagagagagagagagagagataaatcgataatttcagacacacacaaagaagaagcaataaaaggaagaagagagagggagaggatgaaggaacggaggaagatggagagagagaaggaaggaagaggaggaggaagcaagtttagtctccctcctcctccatccacaagAAATATCTCTCGTGGAGGGAGAAAGCACCAAATTAGAGATAGTTTTaaggtaagtctctctctctctctctctctctctctctctgataaaattatgaaaagtaaataaacaaacacattaatttttcctcctcctcctcctcctcctcctcctcctcctcctcctcctcctcctcctcctcctcctccagcaaggTTCCCCCAGGGTGTCTCAACGCGTCCCTCACCTTAACAGACCCCCTGGGCACACTGACCCCCTCCAGTGTGACCCTCTGTGACATGACCCCTGCTAATGTCACTCTCAAGGTCACCACGcgaggcaccaccaccatcaccacctcggcCTTCCCTCAAGACTGGGttaggtgtgtggtagtagtagtagtagtagtagtagtagtagtagtagtagtagtagtagtagtagtagttttgttattattattattattattattattattattattattgttgttttatgtattttattatccttctctctctctctctctctctctctctctctctctctctctctctctctctctctgtgaaaaaagaaaaaaaaagaaaatatagataatgtactaattcttcctcctcctcctcctcttcctcctcctcctcttcctcctcctcctcctcctcctcctcctcctcctcttcttcctcctgcttctcctcataTATGTAAATacactaattcttcttcttcctcctccctctcttcctcctcctcttcctcctactcctcctccttctccccctcctcctcctcctcctcttcctcctcctccttcttctcctcttcctatatatgaaaaaaacactaaatcctcctcctcctcctcctcctcctcctcctcctccacagtgaCACCTCCGCCTTCTGCTTGGTGACCGTAATGTTCTCTAGGGGCCTCACCACCGCGGCTGACGTCATGGGCTGGCTGTACACCATAGCTTGGGATGTGTCCTTCTTGCCCCAAATACTGCATAACTGGAGGAggcgaaggtgagagagagagagagagagagagagagagagagagagagagagagagagagagagagagagagagagtgtgtttttgtgttttttttttttgcaattttgaggTTTTtgaaattttgtgtatttttattgtttctgctgctactactactactactactactactactactacgactgatCAAAATATTACCtgtcctctaccaccaccaccaccaccaccaccaccaccaccacgaccgtcCCGCAGTGTGGTTGGCCTAAGCTTTGACTTCCTCACCTTCAACTGGATCGggtttttctcctatttcatcTTCAACATGGGACTGTATTGGCTCACGGATATTCAGGTaaggttgactctctctctctctctctctctctctctctctctctctctctctctctctctctctctcctcctttttttttcctgcaagtTGGTCATAttcaggtttttaagggtgtttttagggttctagtggcagattaacaccatttctgcattattaacaacacaaacacgctttaaaaggctctaattgaagtgacgcaggtttttaaaggtgtttttaaggttctagtggcagattaacaccatttcagAGTTATTAGTGCAAGAAACACtatttaaatggctctagttgaagtaatacaggtttttaagggtgtttttggggttctagtgacagattaacaccatttctgcattattaataacacaaacactctttaaaaggctctaattgaagtgacgcaggtttttaagggtgtttttggggttctagtgacagattaacaccatttctgcattactaacaggagaaacactctttaaaaggctctaattgaagtgatgtgagtttttaaagatgtttttaagATTTTAGAGACAAAataacactttctctctctcacactcatccttatttctgttcctcctcgtccacccacctctctctctctctctctctctctctctctctctctctctctctctctctctctctctctcacaggaacAGTACTCTTTACGATACCCTCAAAGAATTCTCCATGTTCGTCTCAATGATGTAATATTCCCTCTCTATGCTGTGGTCTGTGTCACCCTGCAGATTGGACAGTGCTTCTTGTAtgaggtacgtgtgtgtgtgtgtgtgtgtgtgtgtgtgtgtgtgtgtgtgtgtgtgtgtgtgtgtgttatcctaCCGCTGCCACCATATGTAGCAGAGAATGTAGTTTGGTATAGGGTtcatctcctgtgtgtgtgtgtgtgtgtgtgtgtgtgtgtgtgtgtgtgtgtgtgtgtgtgtgtgtgtgtgtgtgtgtgtgtgtgtgtgtgtgtgtgtgtgtgtgtgtgtgtgtgtgtgtgtgtgtgtgaaagagatgatagaaagattaaaaggaaagaaacacaaggaaagataagagataagggaaagaaagatgagagagagagagagagagagagagagagagagagagagagagagagagagagagagagaataaggaagagaaagagattatagaaaaaaagtgtgtgtgtgtgtgtgtgtgtgtgtgtgttttgatatctATTTAGAATgtccagtagtagtaatagtagtagtagtagtagtagtagtagtagtagtagtagtagtagtagtagtagtagtagttgtatcaataacagtagtagaagcagcagtaggaatagtaatgatagtagtagtagtcgtagtagcagtagagtagtagtaatagtagtagtagtagtagtagtagtagtataattatTTCCCTCATCATCCTTTGCATCTCATTTGTAATcctttatgttctctctctctctctctctctctctctctctctctctctctctctctctctctctctctctctctctctcacagcgatCGAAGGGCCAGCGTGTGTCCACAACCTGCAGAGTTCTGAGTGGTCTTCTGGTGGCGTCAGCTGCTGTGGGGTGTGTGCTGGTGCCCCTTGTGGAGTCCTGGTGGTGGCTGGAcgtcctctacctcctctcgtACATCAAACTCACCATCACGTGCATCAAATACGTGCCACAGGTTTGGAATCGCTTGTTTGTGTTCTGATCCCTTGTGTTGTGAATTTTCCGTGTTCTAATCCCTTTTCGTTTagaatttgtgtgtttttgtgggttttaatgccttttcgtttgtttttctgtgtgctTTTGTGTAATATCGCTTGTATTGTGTTCTGAATCCTTTATGTTTTGAATCTTTTGTGTTCTAATCCCTTTTAGCTTagaatttgtgtgtttttgtgggttttaatGCCTTatggtttgtttttctgtgtgtttttgtgtgaaaTCGCTTGTATTGTGTTCTGATTCCTTTGTGTTTTAATCCCTTGTGTCTTGaatctttgtgtttgttttatggaACTCTGTGTTTGAAATTGGTAAAGCTTTGTGGAATCAAGtaaattaggttacgttaaagtTTGTCAGTTACGTCaggttacgttacgttaaaTTACGTTACGTTAAATTACGTTACGTTAAATTACGTTACGTTAAAttacgttacgttaggttaaggtcAGGTTAAGTCAGTCTACCTATCTCTTAATCTGTCCACCTGTCACTTAAGGTCCAATCTTGTTGATCTTCTTATCATATCACTGTTTCGTCTATCTGTGCGTCCACCTCcttatctgtccgtctgtccgccTGTCTTTGTTTGTCGTGATTGTGGATACCAGTGGCATTGCTCAACTGATTAACTAACACACTAAGAGcactaatgaagaaatcttgggGTGTTTATGTAAGCtttgtagacacacacacacacacacacacacacacacacactctctctctctctcttgttttccaccTTCTAGTAAATCTTAAATAAATGTTAAGTGTTTTTAGTTATCTCGTGAGTTATCTGAGGTGTGTAGATAGTAGtgatagattctctctctctctctctctctctctctctctctctctctctctctctctctctctctctctctcttccactcaaaACAACTTCATATCAAtctctattattctctctctttctctctctctctctctctctctatacccaCAAACAATTCTTcatatctctatctatttacccctctctctctctttctctctctttgtctctctcacaGCTCTGGGTCAACCACAAGAGGCGTAGCACAGAAGGCTGGAGCATATACCAAGTTATTCTCGACTTCACTGGCGGAACACTGTCGCTGGTACAAATGTTTTTACTCTCTGGCAACTATGGTATGTGTTTagcaagtgtctctctctctctctctctctctcacagtgatgactagctgggttttcaagagtgttttcccggttgataatgtagaaatggtgttaatctgtcactagaaccataaaacaccattgaaaagctatttgtctctatctctcagtaatgctgtttttcaaggccacagtgatgacta harbors:
- the LOC123509145 gene encoding cystinosin homolog isoform X1; the protein is MTPANVTLKVTTRGTTTITTSAFPQDWVSDTSAFCLVTVMFSRGLTTAADVMGWLYTIAWDVSFLPQILHNWRRRSVVGLSFDFLTFNWIGFFSYFIFNMGLYWLTDIQEQYSLRYPQRILHVRLNDVIFPLYAVVCVTLQIGQCFLYERSKGQRVSTTCRVLSGLLVASAAVGCVLVPLVESWWWLDVLYLLSYIKLTITCIKYVPQLWVNHKRRSTEGWSIYQVILDFTGGTLSLVQMFLLSGNYDDWLSLLTDPAKLGLGLLSIMFNILFFIQHYCLYRNTPSSVVRELKGIDGPLQHSEDALEHTKF
- the LOC123509145 gene encoding cystinosin homolog isoform X2 — translated: MTPANVTLKVTTRGTTTITTSAFPQDWVRGLTTAADVMGWLYTIAWDVSFLPQILHNWRRRSVVGLSFDFLTFNWIGFFSYFIFNMGLYWLTDIQEQYSLRYPQRILHVRLNDVIFPLYAVVCVTLQIGQCFLYERSKGQRVSTTCRVLSGLLVASAAVGCVLVPLVESWWWLDVLYLLSYIKLTITCIKYVPQLWVNHKRRSTEGWSIYQVILDFTGGTLSLVQMFLLSGNYDDWLSLLTDPAKLGLGLLSIMFNILFFIQHYCLYRNTPSSVVRELKGIDGPLQHSEDALEHTKF